A region from the Wansuia hejianensis genome encodes:
- a CDS encoding UDP-N-acetylmuramoyl-L-alanyl-D-glutamate--2,6-diaminopimelate ligase, whose product MRLSVLLKEIQYTCLRGSEDIDVAGVAYDSRRVETGSLFICIRGALADGHEYAGDAVAKGAAALVVQEPVEVPEGVTVILVEDTRYALSLISAAWFDYPARKLKTIGVTGTKGKTTTTYMIQSILEAAGHKVGLIGTIHCITGKRVFSSENTTPESYLVQEYFAEMVDAGYDCAVMEVSSQALMLHRVAGVMFDYGIFTNIEPDHIGPNEHSSFEEYLECKRQLLRQCRVGIVNRDDRHFDQMIRGHTCELETYGFSEQADLRAEEARLVAEPGYLGIRYHVKGLLDLPVEIDIPGKFSIYNSLAAIAICRRFGVTEENIRSALKKAKVKGRVEMVKVSDEFTLLIDYAHNAMSLKSLLTTLREYKPHRLVCLFGCGGNRSRSRRFEMGEISGRLADLTIITSDNPRNEAPQAIIDDIKTGIGKTEGKYVEIIDRKEAIAYAIHHGEPGDIVILAGKGHEDYQIIKGRKYSMDERVLIQEILEEDRKAQ is encoded by the coding sequence ATGCGATTATCAGTATTGCTGAAAGAGATACAATATACGTGTCTGAGGGGGAGCGAGGACATTGATGTTGCAGGAGTAGCCTATGATTCCAGGAGGGTGGAAACAGGCTCTCTTTTTATTTGTATACGTGGCGCTCTGGCCGACGGGCACGAATATGCCGGGGATGCAGTAGCCAAGGGGGCGGCTGCCCTTGTGGTACAGGAGCCGGTGGAGGTTCCGGAGGGTGTTACTGTGATTCTTGTGGAAGATACGCGCTATGCGCTGTCGCTGATCTCAGCCGCCTGGTTTGACTATCCGGCCAGGAAGCTTAAGACCATAGGCGTCACAGGGACCAAGGGTAAGACGACTACCACTTATATGATTCAGTCCATTCTGGAGGCGGCCGGCCATAAGGTGGGACTGATCGGAACGATTCACTGCATCACGGGCAAGAGGGTATTTTCTTCTGAAAACACCACGCCGGAGTCCTATCTGGTGCAGGAATATTTTGCTGAGATGGTGGATGCCGGTTATGACTGTGCGGTCATGGAGGTATCTTCCCAGGCGCTGATGCTGCACCGGGTGGCGGGGGTGATGTTCGATTATGGCATTTTTACTAATATTGAGCCGGATCATATCGGGCCGAATGAACATTCCAGCTTTGAAGAATACCTGGAGTGCAAACGCCAGCTGCTCCGTCAGTGCAGGGTAGGGATTGTCAACAGAGATGACAGGCATTTTGACCAGATGATCCGGGGACACACCTGTGAACTGGAAACCTATGGCTTTTCAGAGCAGGCGGACTTGAGGGCGGAAGAAGCCCGGCTGGTGGCAGAGCCGGGATACCTGGGCATCCGGTACCATGTGAAGGGGCTGCTGGATCTTCCAGTGGAAATTGACATTCCGGGGAAATTCTCTATATATAATTCTCTGGCTGCCATAGCTATCTGCCGCCGCTTTGGCGTGACGGAAGAAAATATACGGTCCGCGCTGAAGAAGGCGAAGGTCAAGGGACGTGTGGAGATGGTGAAGGTTTCTGATGAGTTCACTCTTCTGATCGACTACGCCCACAACGCTATGAGCCTTAAGAGCCTGCTGACTACCTTGCGCGAATATAAGCCCCACCGGCTGGTGTGCTTATTCGGCTGCGGAGGCAACCGGTCACGCTCTAGGCGCTTCGAGATGGGAGAGATTTCCGGGCGGCTGGCCGACTTAACCATCATCACTTCGGATAATCCGAGGAATGAAGCCCCCCAGGCAATTATTGACGATATCAAGACAGGGATCGGAAAAACAGAAGGGAAATATGTGGAAATCATTGACCGGAAAGAGGCCATCGCCTATGCGATCCATCACGGTGAACCGGGCGATATAGTCATATTGGCCGGAAAAGGGCATGAAGATTACCAGATCATCAAGGGCAGGAAGTATTCAATGGATGAACGTGTTCTGATTCAGGAAATCCTGGAGGAGGACAGGAAAGCACAGTGA
- a CDS encoding cupin domain-containing protein, with product MNDLIKNIGRAQPLSLKDRVNYEPGKIVSLTLAAQPNAGITLFAFDATEALNPHTAPGDAMAYILEGEARITVDQTSHHLTAGEVIVMPAEIPHAVEALTPFKMLLILIKG from the coding sequence ATGAATGATCTGATTAAAAACATTGGGAGAGCGCAGCCATTGTCCCTGAAAGACCGGGTAAATTATGAGCCCGGAAAAATTGTCAGCCTGACTTTGGCCGCACAGCCAAACGCCGGGATCACGCTGTTTGCTTTCGACGCTACAGAAGCACTAAACCCCCACACCGCCCCCGGAGACGCTATGGCCTATATCCTCGAAGGCGAAGCCAGAATCACCGTTGACCAGACAAGCCATCACTTAACCGCCGGCGAAGTGATTGTCATGCCGGCAGAAATTCCCCACGCGGTCGAAGCACTCACGCCATTCAAAATGCTCCTGATCCTCATTAAAGGCTGA
- a CDS encoding DNA alkylation repair protein, which translates to MIQIEKEIQARLFELQDLKYRDFQCKLMPTVDPDSVIGVRTPELRKLAKEYARMPAAREFLDVLPHRYYEENNLHGFLLETVKDYEDAVKEVERFLPYVNNWATCDMMSPKVFGKHLPELFDKIKEWVKKDDTYTVRFAVGMLMRFYLDDAFKPEYPELVIGIRSDEYYVNMMLAWYFATALAKQYGQILPFLEQRRLDKWTHNKAIQKAVESCRITEEQKAYLRTLKIK; encoded by the coding sequence ATGATTCAAATAGAGAAAGAGATCCAGGCCAGGCTGTTTGAACTGCAGGATTTGAAATATAGGGATTTCCAGTGCAAATTGATGCCGACGGTTGATCCTGATTCTGTAATCGGAGTGCGGACGCCGGAGCTGCGGAAGCTGGCGAAGGAATATGCGAGAATGCCGGCGGCGCGGGAGTTTTTGGACGTTCTGCCGCACAGGTATTATGAAGAAAACAATCTCCACGGATTTTTGCTGGAAACAGTTAAGGATTATGAGGATGCCGTAAAGGAGGTGGAACGGTTTCTGCCATATGTGAATAATTGGGCCACCTGTGATATGATGTCTCCCAAGGTATTCGGCAAGCATTTGCCAGAGCTGTTCGATAAGATCAAGGAGTGGGTGAAGAAGGATGATACGTATACGGTGCGATTCGCTGTCGGCATGCTGATGCGGTTTTACCTGGATGATGCATTTAAGCCGGAGTATCCGGAGCTTGTGATTGGTATCCGTTCGGATGAGTATTATGTCAATATGATGCTTGCCTGGTATTTTGCAACGGCCCTGGCCAAGCAGTACGGGCAGATACTTCCGTTCCTGGAGCAGAGACGGCTGGATAAATGGACGCACAATAAAGCGATCCAGAAAGCAGTGGAGAGCTGCCGGATCACTGAGGAGCAGAAGGCCTATCTGAGGACATTGAAGATAAAATAG
- a CDS encoding MATE family efflux transporter: MKIQLSDHFTYRRLLRFTLPSIVMMIFTSIYSIVDGLFVSNLVGDLALSAVNIVMPVIMIVGAFGFMLGTGGSAVTAKTMGEGKQEQANRYFSMFVWVIAILGIVLSVIGIIFMEPLARLAGASDLLIGDSVLYGRILLAGSAAFMLQTTFQSFLIVAEKPHMGLGLSLAAGVTNMVLDYVFIKIVGLGIAGAGFATVIGYAVGGIIPLVYFLNKKSGGLRLVRTKFYGRILLNACANGSSEMMNNIAASLVGIIYNIQLMRMLGEAGVAAYAVMMYVDFIFLGTFLGFSFGGAPVISYHYGAGNHGELKNLFRKSLVVTGVFSIIMVAASEVLSYPLSAIFVGYNRDLLDMTVHGFRLFALNYVICGINVFSSSFFTALCNGKISAFLSFMRALVLRGGMVLFLPVLLGVDGIWLAVVAAEALGAVFSILFFITQRKRYGYA, from the coding sequence ATGAAAATTCAATTATCAGATCATTTTACTTACAGAAGGCTGCTGCGTTTTACCCTGCCTTCAATTGTAATGATGATTTTCACATCCATTTACAGTATCGTTGACGGTCTTTTCGTATCTAATCTTGTGGGCGATCTGGCGCTTTCGGCGGTGAATATTGTAATGCCGGTCATTATGATTGTCGGGGCCTTCGGTTTTATGCTGGGGACCGGGGGGAGCGCGGTGACTGCCAAGACCATGGGCGAAGGAAAGCAGGAACAGGCAAACCGGTATTTCTCCATGTTCGTATGGGTGATTGCTATTTTGGGAATTGTCCTGTCTGTGATTGGCATCATTTTTATGGAGCCGCTGGCGAGACTGGCTGGAGCCAGTGACCTGCTGATCGGGGACAGTGTCTTATACGGGCGGATACTTTTGGCTGGTTCAGCTGCTTTTATGCTTCAGACCACATTCCAGAGCTTTCTGATTGTCGCTGAGAAGCCGCACATGGGCCTGGGGCTCTCATTGGCGGCAGGAGTGACGAATATGGTGCTGGACTATGTGTTTATCAAAATCGTTGGGCTGGGGATAGCCGGGGCCGGGTTTGCAACCGTTATCGGCTATGCGGTGGGAGGAATCATCCCGCTCGTTTACTTTCTGAACAAGAAAAGCGGGGGCCTTCGGCTGGTCAGGACGAAGTTTTACGGGAGAATCCTTCTGAATGCCTGCGCCAATGGTTCTTCTGAGATGATGAATAATATAGCGGCGTCCCTTGTGGGTATCATTTATAATATTCAGCTCATGAGGATGTTGGGAGAGGCAGGCGTGGCCGCCTATGCGGTTATGATGTATGTGGATTTCATTTTCCTGGGAACATTTCTGGGATTTTCTTTCGGCGGCGCCCCTGTAATCAGTTATCACTACGGGGCAGGAAATCATGGGGAATTGAAAAATCTGTTCAGAAAAAGCTTGGTGGTAACCGGAGTGTTTTCAATTATAATGGTAGCGGCATCTGAGGTATTAAGTTATCCGCTTTCTGCAATATTTGTGGGTTATAACCGTGATTTGCTGGATATGACCGTGCATGGCTTCCGGTTGTTTGCGCTGAATTATGTCATTTGCGGGATTAATGTTTTCTCTTCTTCATTTTTCACTGCACTCTGTAATGGAAAGATATCTGCGTTCCTGTCATTTATGCGTGCTCTGGTGCTGAGAGGAGGGATGGTACTTTTTCTTCCGGTACTTCTGGGTGTGGATGGAATCTGGCTGGCGGTAGTGGCGGCGGAAGCGCTGGGCGCGGTGTTCTCTATTTTGTTTTTTATCACGCAGAGGAAGAGATATGGATATGCGTAA
- a CDS encoding TIGR04076 family protein — MNKVKITVLKTTLDRELAEEYGVQGLTACPMMQAGQIFYADYAKPEGFCDEAWKAIYQYVFALSHGMGDELFYYGDWIRKPGVAICSCNDGLRPVIFKLEATDEESVIDYEPITR; from the coding sequence ATGAATAAAGTCAAAATAACGGTGCTTAAGACAACTCTTGACCGGGAGCTGGCGGAAGAATACGGCGTTCAGGGCCTGACAGCCTGCCCGATGATGCAGGCCGGACAGATTTTTTATGCGGATTATGCGAAGCCAGAGGGGTTTTGCGATGAGGCGTGGAAGGCCATCTATCAGTATGTATTTGCTCTGTCGCATGGCATGGGGGATGAGCTGTTTTATTATGGGGACTGGATCAGGAAGCCGGGAGTTGCGATCTGCAGCTGCAATGACGGGCTGCGCCCGGTGATTTTCAAACTGGAAGCGACAGACGAGGAATCAGTGATAGATTATGAACCCATCACGAGATAG
- the arcC gene encoding carbamate kinase, protein MQKKKVVVALGHRALGTTLPEQKAATENSAKAVADLIEAGANVVITHSNAPQVGMIHTAMNEFKKLHPDYTVAPMSVCSAMSQGYIGYDLQNSLRAELLRRGIYKPVATVLTQVTVDPYDEAFYNPSKVIGRIMTKEEADAEEAKGNYVTSVEGGYRRIVAAPKPQDIIEIDTIQLMLDAGQVVIAAGGGGIPVLEQGEELRGASAVIEKDLVSGKLAELLHADELMILTSVEHVAVGYHTEHPSPLSKITAAEAEQYIAEGQFEPGTMLPKIEAAVEFLKKGGKRAVITSIDEAKAGYLGRTGTVIE, encoded by the coding sequence ATGCAGAAAAAAAAGGTTGTTGTAGCCCTGGGCCATCGGGCGCTTGGAACGACGCTGCCGGAACAGAAAGCTGCTACAGAGAATTCAGCAAAGGCAGTGGCTGATCTGATAGAAGCCGGTGCGAATGTGGTGATCACACACAGCAACGCGCCGCAGGTGGGTATGATTCATACCGCCATGAATGAATTTAAGAAATTACATCCGGACTATACTGTAGCGCCCATGTCCGTCTGTTCGGCCATGAGCCAGGGATATATTGGCTATGATCTTCAGAATTCCCTGCGCGCTGAGCTGCTGAGGCGGGGGATTTATAAGCCTGTGGCGACTGTTTTGACACAGGTGACTGTCGATCCCTATGATGAGGCATTCTATAATCCTTCTAAAGTGATCGGCCGGATCATGACGAAGGAGGAAGCGGACGCTGAAGAAGCCAAGGGGAATTACGTAACCTCTGTAGAAGGTGGTTATCGCAGGATTGTGGCTGCGCCGAAACCGCAGGATATCATTGAAATCGATACCATTCAGCTGATGCTGGATGCCGGACAAGTTGTTATCGCGGCTGGGGGCGGTGGAATTCCAGTCTTGGAACAGGGAGAAGAGCTGCGGGGTGCCAGCGCGGTCATTGAGAAGGATCTGGTCAGCGGGAAGCTGGCGGAGCTGCTTCACGCCGATGAGCTGATGATCCTGACCAGCGTGGAGCATGTTGCAGTCGGTTATCATACAGAGCATCCGTCTCCATTGTCGAAGATCACGGCAGCGGAAGCGGAACAATATATTGCGGAAGGGCAGTTTGAACCGGGAACCATGCTTCCGAAGATAGAAGCCGCCGTAGAATTCCTGAAAAAAGGAGGAAAGAGGGCGGTGATCACCTCCATTGACGAGGCGAAAGCGGGATACCTGGGCAGGACCGGAACGGTGATTGAATGA
- a CDS encoding HD-GYP domain-containing protein, translated as MDLNKLQQTEAIFQKLPSFFQEHCRRTGKLAGGFLEYLMKEQAVSGMSDPGGFLPSDMELMGKYHDIGKTAISHSVWLSRRPLTAAEQSLVRTHPLFGAYLIRGMAVPPEAESLENGFWEEAARCCQYHHERWDGAGYPFGISGESIPLLARIICIADAYDAMTSVRPYRAGMPEEEALEEIFRNKGKQFDPVLAPLFCELMQATQVAAVQ; from the coding sequence ATGGATCTTAACAAACTTCAGCAGACAGAGGCCATATTTCAAAAACTGCCTTCTTTTTTTCAGGAACACTGCCGGAGAACAGGGAAGCTTGCGGGAGGCTTCCTTGAATATCTCATGAAGGAGCAAGCCGTTTCCGGGATGTCTGATCCCGGCGGCTTTCTTCCGTCGGATATGGAGCTGATGGGAAAGTATCATGATATAGGAAAAACAGCTATTTCCCATTCAGTCTGGCTGAGCAGAAGGCCTTTAACGGCGGCGGAACAGAGCCTTGTGCGCACTCATCCGCTCTTTGGCGCCTATCTGATCCGGGGTATGGCAGTCCCGCCGGAAGCGGAGTCCCTGGAGAACGGATTTTGGGAAGAGGCTGCACGATGCTGCCAGTACCACCATGAGCGTTGGGACGGGGCAGGTTATCCCTTCGGCATTTCCGGTGAGAGTATTCCTTTGCTTGCCAGGATCATCTGCATTGCAGACGCATATGACGCCATGACGTCAGTTCGGCCTTACCGTGCCGGTATGCCGGAGGAGGAGGCGCTGGAGGAAATCTTCCGGAATAAAGGCAAACAGTTTGATCCGGTGCTGGCCCCGCTGTTTTGTGAGCTTATGCAGGCAACACAGGTCGCGGCCGTACAGTAG